A stretch of DNA from Glycine max cultivar Williams 82 chromosome 18, Glycine_max_v4.0, whole genome shotgun sequence:
AATGGAGAAAGCACATCTCCCCCACCTAATTTTGTTGATGATATGATGTGCTATTGTTATTCAACTAGGAAACGAAACTTTGTCGGTctttacttttaattaagtACATATATATACCTCCATACCAAAACTATTgatgttttaattaattgttgttgttgttaaaaaattattgatgaatTACAGATTTTAAGtttcattaattattgttttcatatatacttttatttaacaattaagcttaaatatacttttttttttatctccaataaatatcaaatttttgtatttattcttgatcatttattatgttttgagttactaataaaataattttttactttttttcttgatattttgttttaaccGTGATAGATGGGTGagttttgtattttcttcttaataaattattgaattttattttattttaatcctaattaatagtaaatgaattttttttatcaagaaataAACACAATTCGTTAATTTatgaagaactaaaaataagtatcatagataaaaaaaattattattttattaaaaactcaacacaaaacaaaaatttattagagaataaacacaaaaataatatatttattaaaaatgaaaacatatttaagtctaaaaaTTATGATCTATTTCACAACTCCTtcaatcataaatattatattctataactcttttaattttaaatattacttaAGTGAGAATATTTTAGATTAATAAGTAATTTGTGAGTAGAATTAACTATTTGTTgccttaaaaaattaactattttaaccTTAAATATCAATAGTTATGATCAGGAGGTAGTATctttttttatgctttgaatggaatatttgttctttgttgtttaaaataaaaagctaGTTTTTGTCCAAACATGAAACATAAATTATTGGAAGATTAAAatgacatattatattataatttataaagacaaaaaatttaattaaacctaaaaaataaataactttctCAGTATTTTCATACTTTTCCATGGttgtatttaataattcataatttatttttttatatacttaatGTAGCATTattatagttaaaaatattgattattcagactaattaacataaatttcttttctatttttttcaaaaattaaaaagtataataataaaCTCAATCATCCAAACCAACTCCATATTaataaagttaatttagtttagATTTTGATGAGACAGTTATAAAACTAAActgtattaaattattttaatacttcATCAAAAAGATGAATGAAGTTTTCTGAAACACCGAATAAAGCTACCCATTTActcatttattcaaataaaaaatattacgatTATTAAAAGCTTAAGTAGACGTCTCATGTCTATAGACCCTCTCAAATTTGTCTAAAATGAGTGACTTCACGttgatttagatttttttatttaaaaaatcaaacaaattcaACCAAATCAACCCGGAAACCCTTATATTATATAAACGTCTTGCTATTTGCCAACTAATTGCCCTTTAATTAAGAAATACTATTAAAAACATTCTATTAACCACTCCTAGTCTTCTACTGCgagttttaaatactttttatactCATCGTAATAAATACCTTTTTAATAATCAACAAAGTTGAATTTAGAAGAAGTTAGATTTGAATCTTCGTAAAAAAATGTCTATATTTAACATTGACCACGAATATGTTTGTTTCCAAATTGAGCATAATATTCGAGgaactttttttaattcaaaatatatttacattgttgataaataatttttttattagtatgatttttaaaataattattataaaaattaatatgataatttgtgattcaataataatctaaattattttaattaatttttttaataagaaaatcttTATACACAACTGATTATGAAAGTACGGGGATGAAGATTTATAAGAGATTGGTTTATGATTTCCGTACACGTCAAGGTCTTTATTAACACTTTGATTGGGATTATTAAATGAAACAacgataattattaaaaatagagtCATATATTTTGGGAAATTCCGAAGCAAGCAAAGTGTGGTGAAGCAAACATCACGTGGAAGTCAAGGACCATGTTTGACTGCATAATTAACGAGGAACAGAACAGAACAGAACATAACTGCAAAGTGTTTGAACTCTGTTTCAATGAGATGCAACTGTTTGAACTCTTGTGTTCGATTCAATGCAACTGTTTGAACTCTGAATCTGTAGATTGTTTGTAGTGTGCCAAATGATATCAGAATGGAGACTTGTACCGTGAAAGGAGGCTGCCCCAGTGACTACATAGCTATTGCCCTATCCATTCTTTCCTTCACTGTGTAAAGTTTCTCTCTTTGCCCCTATCCAAGTAATGGGTCTTTTTTATTGTGCCAAATTGGCCACTGTACCTGTTTGATCTTATGACTCTATGAATTTTGAGCTCTGATTAACAAGTTGTAATCTTATTTATATACCCTTTTCCCCTTGCTTTTGTAAGTTAGTTTCCCACCATGCCCATGAATCAAAAATTGCTTCTTCCCCCTACCTGATCTGATTATTGGTTAAAGGAGTTTCCTTTGTTGGACTCTCTCTTTGATGATACACGTGATTCCTGTGTTGGGTGATTTAGTTTGTCCTTTAGTCTCATCTTTATGGTttcatttgtttcaattttcaaaatgatgtatgcatatatatatatatatataaaaaaaaactacgtaTGTGGCATTTGTTTTCTTATGCATATGCTATTGGTTGGCCTCTATTTTTCAGGCTTCTCTTATGGTCCATATTTCCCTTCCTAGTTCACAAGGTTCCTCGTACCAAAGGCAGTGGCTTCTGGTTACCTGTTATTCAAGTTGTTGCCAGCTTCAATCTTCTTCTATCGATTGTGGTAAATAAGTTCTTTGTGTCTATGTCATTTATTTTCTGTGACAACTTAAAAAAGAATCCCAATTTTTCTAGTTCTTCAGCGTTACTTCAGTATCAGCTTAGCATCGCCTTGTTCTCAAGCTTAGCGAttctatatttgattttttattcagATGTCAAATAATTTCTTGAAAATGGGAAAGAGACATTGGTTGCGGTCATGCTACCTATGGGGAGGTTATCCTTCTTTTTGCCAACTTTTCTGACTTGTTTATACTTACCTATTAAAAAGATGAATACTTGTTAGTATAACCatgtttttcttgtttattttcagTCTGGGTTGAAGGTCCACTAGGGTTTGGTTTGCTGTTGAGCTGTCGCATAACACAAGcttcacaattatattttatcttcgTCAAGTAAGTGACAGcttgatattgattttttagGCCACATTGGTGCAAGTTGCTGCCACTGTACCTCTTAACTGTTCAAGTCAACAAGATGGCTTAAGGGTGTGGTTGGataaacaacttaattaagTGCTTATTAGATAAGTACTTATCATGTAAGCCCTTATGTATAAGCTATTTCTATAATAAAAGTAGAAATAGGATTAAACTCTTTCAATATAAGTTGTTAGTTATTTTCATGAGGTATCATGGAGATTGGAGATCTTATTGATAAGCTGAAAACAACTTATGGACAAATTATAAGCTATGTCCATAAGCTCTCCCAAACACTTACAAGTTCTTATGTGACAAAATAAACTGTAAATAAGTAGTTCCAAAGACACCCTAATTCGTCATTCATAGCTTAAAGCAGTTAGTCTGTATTTTCCACAACCACAACGCATAGCAAACAACATGTTGATTGTATTATCATAGCATTCTGTTTGTCTGATTGGTTTTCACTGGTGAAGCTATTAGTCACATGAGCTCATGGATGCTTGTGGATTTTTTACAGATATGATTATTTGTAGGCATTGTTGACCATAACTAATTGGCACTTTGCCTGTCACTGCAATTCTTAACTGTGCTAAAGGACTTATCATCCATTTATGACTTCTTTGTTGATCTTTCAGGAGGCGTTTACCATTGATAAgatcatatatttttcttccaCTTATTCTACTTCCCTGGATTGCTGCTGGTGGTGGTAAGAAtctgaattaattttaatttacttattgCCGTAATTTCTATTACATTGAATTTACTAATTGAAGTAGAGGTAGCAGGTGTAAATTTATCACTTTTGTCAATTAGAATTGCATTtccttttatctctttttatctaatatttcaaaattttgttggaCTTTGTCTCTTCAGTTGACCCAGTTATTACATATTAAGTGTATGTGCCTTGTGTTCATGATTTTCTCAACATCTCATGGAATTTCTAGAAATGATTACGAGAACCCACTCCCCTTTCTTTCCCTAGTCCTGTCTCTTTTGTTTACTTTCTTTCCTctatttatttctaataaaatatcattcattttcTAGTTATCCATTCAATGAAGCCTCTAAGCAGTCGCTGTCACATGAAAGCTCAATGGACCATCCCAGTTGTATCCCTCCATTCATTGTATATTGCCATTTTGGTTGGGGTTACAGCTGCTGTTCATCACATAGAGTTCAGGTTTGATGAACTCAAAGACCTCTGGCGGGGAATACTTGTATCAGCTGTGTCCATTGGTACACTTTTTCCTAGGTTTTATAAGAAACTCCtttatttctctatttattttaaagttccTAGCTTCCTACTAACCTGTGCTCCAAGGCTGTTATTAAGGTAATGAATTCACCATTAAGTCGACAATAATTCAGGTCTTCTGTTTTCAGCAAATAGATTTCCTACCTAAATATAAATGTGTAACATTCAAGATAAAATCTGATGCCAAAGTTATTGTTAACTCATCAATGCATATTTGCAAATGCTATAGATATCTCATATTCTTTAACTAGTGTGCTTAGCAAACTAGTTTTGCAGAAGCTTTCCCCTAAATACAATATAGTTTACTTTCTGAGAAGAGATTCCATACTATGAAGTCTCTTAATTAGCCACAATTTTTATTCGAATTTAATTATGGCTTGCTGAACTAAAACCAACCCATTCATTTTGCACTGCTTGATCCTATATCCACATAGTTATTTTCAAACtattgttataaaatatgaGCTTGGATATTTTCTGGATAGCTTATCTCAGTGGTCTCTATAATTTATTCTGGCAGCTGTGTGGGTTACTGCTTACATACTAAATGAAATTTATGACAATATCTCATGGCTTGAAGTTGCCTCCAGATTTCTGCTTTTAGTTGTGGTATGCTCTGGTATCACATCTTATGTTTCATAACTATGAAATGCCAGATACTTTCAATACATTGAAAGTTAAAATCCAAGTTAGTACTTTGTGAATCTTTTATTTACTTCCATCCTATGTTGGTTTTGTTTAAAGGCTAGCATACTTGTGGTGGCTTTCTTTTCAATATCAAGTTCACAACCACTTCTCTCACAAATCAGCTTGAGGAGAAGAGAATCCAGAGAATTTCGCACAATGAGTCAGGCTCTGGGCATACCTGATAGTGGGGTATTAGCACAAAGTGAACCAATTTCAAGGATAGATCCTAATGAACCGTTGGATAAGCTTCTCCTGAATAAGAGATTCCGGCTGTCTTTTATGGCATTTGCTGATAGGTAAAATATCCTTCTTTGTTTACTCCAGTATGTTGGCAGACATTTGTACGAATTATAGTTTCTCTAGACTCTAGAGGACTTAAGAAATGACTTATTTAAGAGAAACAGTTCTGACCAAATGGGTAATATTTTCTACACATTAAATGGAAGATAACAGATGTTAAATTTGCACAATTGAATCTTTGTTGAGAAGAATGAATCCTTTTTACTCGTCCCCACAAGGTCCAGAAAGTTTTGGACCTAAACATCAAAGTTGAATTAAAGAATGCAGAAAAAAACTTATCTttgtttaaactaaaaaatgaaatattgtttaaatatatttacagcTGCTTGGCTGGGGAGAGTGTGCACTTCTTTGATGAAGTATATGAGCTTAGTAAAATACCTGAAGATGACTGTGTGAGAAGGATCTATATGGCACGACATATTATTGAGAAATACATAATTGCAGGTTTGTAATTCTAATTCCAGGTGGCTTCCTTCTTTTATCCTTGGTTTTTTCCATGATGCCCAGGTTTTGCCATATTCAAAATTGTAAGATCAGTTTTCTGTCAATCCTTTTATGAACACAGCTATTTGATTTAGACACAGTTGCATGTCTCATCCTATGGGGTTCCGGTGAATGAGTTGAAATAGTAAGAGTTAATATTTGCTAGAATGTAATTTCACAGGTGTGGCTATGGAGGTGAACATCTCTCATAGAAGCAGACAAGAAATTTTATCAACTTCCAGCCTCACACGCCCTGATCTCTTCCATAATGCACTTAATGAAATCATTCAGCTGATGAAAACAGTAAGTTCCTTAGGTTCAAAACAATTTGACAAGACTCCCTTGATTAAAATTGGGTAATGTTATATCTTCGCATAACATCCTCCCAAcactttataaagaaaatatttaatcaaaAGGTAAAGACATTTAATGtctagaaaacataaaaaaaacatttgttaagcgatgatttaaaaaattaaaattattgctTAAAATTAGCCTGGCTGTGGCTGTATAGTTTTCATCTAAATTGCACATTCCACTTGTGCAGAATCTAGCTCGAGATTACTGGTCTTCAATGTTCTTCCTGAAGTTCCAGGAAGACACCAATGTAAGATCTAATGAGTACGAGCTGGAGCAAATGACCGGGTGGAACTTTTCTCCAAGGTTGAGTTCTGTGCATGGTATAGACGATCCTTTTCACCAGGACCATCTTCTGAAGAGCTCAGGCTGTAGCAATGATACAACTGATTTATGACTTGTTAGCACTTATGCGCAGAATTTCTCTGGTTTGGTAATGCCTTGCCAAACTAGTTTCACttcttcagaaaaaaaaaattactgatgtttttttttcctacaaaaTGTATGATTTTTGTCCATAGAAGAAGAGTAGAAGAGAGTGTGGAGGTATAAGGAGAAAGTGACattatttttggtttatttatttatttttattttcaatccaTAAGACATAAGTAACATCTGTACAGTTAGGCTGGGACCATGCTCACCCTGGCCATGTAGCTTGTACTATACAGATTTCATTTGAACCCTGAATAGCTTCTGCAGTTACTTTAAGTCTTCATTCATCAACCATGTGTTAGTTCTATCATTTTAAGCGTGCAAGATATCAAAATGCTGTCATTTAATTGAATGCAACTTACACCTACCTTGATATGATGTGTCTTTCATTCTGATACTTAGTGGTATTGCTCTTAGCCTTGTGTATTACTATTATCATCGATACAACTGTCTAACAgtataaaaggaaaatgtaaTCTATCACATTTGAGTAACTGACAGAAGtgggtttttctttttaagaacaGAGTATTGGAATTTTTGTGGTTTGTCATTGTTTAATTATTGGATAATTGTTGTGATCAGAGAAAAGATCCTAGCATTCGAGGCCTAGGCACCTACAGAAGAAAGGTGAGAAAGGAAGTTTTATTTCTGCTTATCCATTAGAATACAtcattcatgtttatatagaaGTTTCTCTAACAATTTTCTAGCGGATTTTGGCACTGCATGCCTTGGAGGAAATCAAATACAAGGAGCAAAGGGAACGATTCCTAACAGAAAGGGAATATTTGGCCGACAATTATCCTGCATGGGCCACTACTCTGCTGCCAGTTAAGCTACTACCTCCTAGTCTGTTACACGAAATCCTTGAGGCAGTGAGATTTGTTGATTTCCCTTTTTGGCCTTTGATTCTCTTCTATCTCTTTGTCTGGTTGTTGCTCTGCATCTCCTTGCTCTGTGTTCTGCTGATTAGTGCTTCTTGTCATAACAATAATCTTTGGACTATCATATAATTTCACTCATGGAAATAGATACTCCTTCCGGATTTAATAGTTGTATTTTAACAAGAAACTTGGttttgtataagaaaaaaaaatggaatacaCAACTTGAAGAGTGAGACTTTagtactccttattctctttaTTAGACTAGATATTCTAAATGCTCTTTCTTATGATTATCTCCTTCGAATTTGTATTCATATTTCACACATTATCTCAATAACCAGTAAAATAATTTCTCTCAAGCAAATTAACTTTTTTCCctatataaacaaattaattttttttttatctgtgtaTTTACCTCGATACtggattttaacattttttaaaaatgattttaacagTTAAAAGATAACCTCATATCACTAATTAAATTGTTCACTATTAATCTAAAATATAgttcatattaaaaatatttatttattatatttaaaatatctaaaaataaagatttatagTGTAGTAGTGTAGAATGCACAAActaaaatacttgttttatattaatgtttattatctactttctattttttaaaataagtttttctataagttgtaaaatataaaattaaatataataatttaaataattgctAAGATTTAGTTTAACTCTTGTTGAAAATGTTAATCtcatgatacctctagagattCTCAACTCAAATAAGAATATCAGATTATATTTCATGTACGGATAGAAATACTAAAATACTagtataacattttaatttcatttcttatttaacgaattaaaaaaatattaaaaacatttttttcattatcttccatataaaaaaagtgacagctttataattataattattataaaaaccagaaaatgaaaatatatactaCTTAATACTTCCTTTGTCCTTATGTATAAGACATaagattttatttcaattgttttgtgtattaattattttttttactaaaatattttgaatcgactctttttctctcttatgaAAATTAGAGAAGATGAAtagatttttaatgaaattaaggataaattttttaaaaaaagtattaaaatcgtagacaaatttaatattaatactttaattaattaatttttttattaattgtaaatAAGTCTGTATTATAATCAGAGACGGAAGGAGTATTTTGGAAAATCTAATTTCCTTTCGAagacaaaatattttagaaatgtgTGTTAGAATTAtaatactcatttttttttcttaaatttaataacTGTACTCTATTAgtatttaaattcaaatgtttacCTACTCTGTAAACTTCCATCGGAAACGTTAACCCCTGTCCCCACCCCACAGGCCCACACCAATGACATGACTCCCTCACATCGTGCATGTGAAGTTGTTTCCTGAGGTTAATGAAACATTTACTAATAGAAACAAAAGTATTCCTATTTCCTGATGGTGACATAATTATTAAAGTCTCTtataaagttagaaaatttctTGGAGTTTGTTAGAATGAAAATGGAGGGGCTTGATTTGTTCCTAGTAGCAACGAATACCATAGGCTTCATTTGTGTGTGCAGTGCCCTTATCAAATTTCTCAAGTGGGTATGGGTGGTGTTCTTGAGGCCACCAAAGAATCTCAAAGAGTATGGTTCATGGGCCATAATCACTGGCTCCACTGATGGAATTGGCAAGGCCATGGCTTTTGAATTGGCATCTAAGGGACTTAACCTTCTCTTGGTTGGTAGAAACCCTCTAAAACTTGAGGCAACATCCAAGGAAATAAGAGATAGACTTGATGTTGAGGTTAAGTTTGTGGTCATAGACATGCAAAAAGTTGAGGGAGTTGAAATAGTAAAAAAAGTAGAGGAAGCAATAGATGGATTGGATATAGGTTTGCTAGTTAATGGTGCAGGCTTGGCTTACCCTTATGCTAGATTCTTTCATGAGGTTGATTTGGAGCTTATGGATGCTATTATAAAAGTAAACTTGGAGGGAGCAACTTGGATCACAAAGGCAGTGCTTCCCACTATGAtcaagaagaaaaagggagCAATAGTGAACATTGGCTCTGGTTCCACTGTTGTGCTTCCTTCATATCCTCTAGTCACCCTCTATGCTGCTACAAAAGCGTAAGTGGTCCATAATTAAGTTTGTTCCGTTTTCCAACATTTCAATGTATGCTTTTCTAGGTggggacttttttctttttaaggatCTTGCTTTTATTGATCGACTATACCCAGAAATATGCTAACATTAATGCTTTGCTTTGTTGGGGAAATTTGTTCAgttttatgccttttttttcttttgatatgtACTAGTAGTTTTTATGTCTTTCTTATATCTATCTAAACTATGCTTAGAACAGAAAACTGAAGTGACTTCATTTCATTTGCTCAGAGGAGTCAAGACTTTAATGGGGGAAATCTCCTCTACGTTTTCTTCTTGTCCTTAACtacaaaatttaatagtttCACTGCATTGAATTGTGTTCATATAACTATAAGATCTGCTGCGATCAAATTACTGTGTGCCTGGGGAAGTGTTTCtatacaaaattgattttacaaaaccaattttgataattttggaGTGAAGTGATTTCTATTTAGtgtttttattctattattatttttactcaaCGCAAAAACTACCTAAATTTGCTTacactcaaaatcaattttcggTTCAAAGTAAATTCTTCAATGGGGACTAAACATATAAACATTTACCTACTTGTTGCATTATCTTGTCCTTTTCCTACCAAATCAActgaaaaatagaaagaaaaaatagctaAAAAAGTTTTGAtgtttataaaagaaatcattttgttttctgggttattattttagttttaattgagGAAAACAAATCTGATCCAGACTGAGATCTACTTGCTATTTTTATAGATACCTTGCAATGTTCTCGAGATGCATCAGTTTGGAATACAAGCATCAAGGAATTGACATCCAATGTCAGGTTCTCTATTGcctttcctcttttcttcccGATTGATGGAAATTATGGGATATTCCCAAGTCATCATTGTTCACTGTGGTATGAATTAAACAGATACTGCACAATGGTATTGAAAGAAAGGAACACCTAGGCTAATCAAGAGTGTTTAGAGAAGATGAGAGAATTATTGGGAGAAAAgctttttttgtattattacaTGGCCATGGTGTTAGTTACAAGCCTTATAAAGGCTACTACACTTTCAGTAATCACATAGAGAATTCTGTTATGAGAAGTAACAAAATTAGCTAACTCCTAACAATTTTTTCCTTCCCAAAAATACAAGAGAGAAAACATGAACAATTGTTTAAGGTAAAACCAATTCTAACAATTCTCCACCTTGGTTTAAACCTTCAACTATCTATACTATTTGCATAATTTGTATACAATGAAGAAACTTAGGTCCAGGTAGAGCCTTAGTCAAAGCATCTGTTGGGTTATGATTAGTGATAATCTTCTCTAGGTTCACCTCCCCACTTTCAATGATTCCTCTCACAAAGTGAAGCTTGACATCAATGTGCTTAGTCCTCTCAtggaatgtttaatttttagccAAATGTATACCACTTTGGTTGTGGCAGTAGACCTTAGCATCTCCTTTCTAAGCCTGTAAACTCACTGCCATTCCTATCGTCCATATTGCTTCTTTCACTGCCTCAGTCACAACAATGAACTCTGCTCCCATTGTGGACAATGAGAACACCTTTTGCAGGTTGCACTTCCAGCTAACAGTGTTTCCACAGAACTGAAACACATATCATGTTAATGACCTCCTAGTATCAATGCATCCAGCATAATCTGGGTCAACAAATCCTGTCACATTCCCTGCACTTTCTTCATGTTTCTTGTACAACAATCCAGCTTCAATGGTTCCCTTCAAGTACCTTAGGATCCACTTCAAAGCCTCCCAATGTAGTTTTTCTAGTTTCCCCATGTATCCACTGACTAGACTTGCTGAGTAGGCTAGATCAGGCTTTGTACATATCATTACATACATCAAGCTCCCTACTGCATTTGCATAGGGTACATTCTTTATATAGTCTGCTTCTTCTGACTTTGGTGAATTTTGGTGTGAAAGTTTGAAATGTTGAGCCATAGGAGTTGCCATTGGCTTGAACTTCTCCATACTGAACTTCTTCAGCACTTTGGCTATATAGCTCTTCTGAGTAACAGCCAAGATATCCTTGGTTCTGTCCCTCAAGATCTCCATTCCTAGAATCTTACTAGCAGGCCCCATATCCttcatttcaaactcacccTTAAGCATTTCTTTCACCTTTACAATCTCCACTTTGCTTTTGCAAGCTATCaacatgtcatctacatatagCAGTAAGTAGATTATGGATTCAGTGTCAGAATCCTTCAAGTACACACAACTATTATACTTACACCTCTTGAATCCATTCTACACAATGAAGGTGTCAAACTTTTTGTACCATTGCCTAGGAGATTATTTGAGGTCATAGAGTGACCTCTTTAACAAACACACCTCGTTCTCATCACCTTCTTTAATGAATCCCTTTGGTTGAGTCATATGAATCTTGTCATCTAGCTCTCCATATAGGAAGGTTGTTCTCACATCTAATTGTTCCAATTCTAGGTTGTTTTGAGCTACTAGTGCAAGTATCATTCTAATTGAAGAATGTTTTACAACTGGTGAAAATACCTCATTGCAGTCAACTCTTTCCCTCTGAGTGAACTCTCTTGCAACTAGTCTTGCCTTGAACCTTGCTTTTTCAATCCCTGgaatttcttccttcaatttgaAGATCCAATTGCAGCTGACCAGTCTAGTCCCTTTCGGTTTCTCCACCAAAACCCAAGTGTCATTCTTCTGAAGTGAACTGATTTCTTCATACATAGCAGCAATCCAATTTTGAGATTGATTGCTCTTGATGGCTTCAACATAATTCCTAGGCTCATCAGTCTCAATTTCTTCTGCTACATTCAGTGAAGAGGCAACCAGTCAGCATAGCCAAACCTTAGTGGTGGGTTAATGACTCTTCTTTCCTTATCTCTGGCCAATTTATAGTTCTGTAGATCAGGTTGAGTCTGTGAAGGCTCATTCTCTTGATTCTTAACTTTGATCTATGGGCTTGGTCTTTCTTGTACTGGCTCCACCTCCATCAGAACACTATCATCAGTGCTTGATCCTGATTGTTGATCTATTGAggccttcaacaacaacaacaacgccttatcccactaggtggggtcggctacatggatcaacttccgccataatgttctatcaagtaccatacttctatccaaa
This window harbors:
- the LOC100816067 gene encoding very-long-chain 3-oxoacyl-CoA reductase 1 is translated as MKMEGLDLFLVATNTIGFICVCSALIKFLKWVWVVFLRPPKNLKEYGSWAIITGSTDGIGKAMAFELASKGLNLLLVGRNPLKLEATSKEIRDRLDVEVKFVVIDMQKVEGVEIVKKVEEAIDGLDIGLLVNGAGLAYPYARFFHEVDLELMDAIIKVNLEGATWITKAVLPTMIKKKKGAIVNIGSGSTVVLPSYPLVTLYAATKAYLAMFSRCISLEYKHQGIDIQCQVPLFVSTKMTKMKTSIFVPTPAMYSKTCTRWIGYEKLVEPYFLHSVQGFLIRAIPDSLVDSYMLRYFLYWRGRGLSKDSNIKTSAASNSEEANIINQDHTN
- the LOC100801487 gene encoding regulator of G-protein signaling 1 isoform X1, which translates into the protein METCTVKGGCPSDYIAIALSILSFTVLLLWSIFPFLVHKVPRTKGSGFWLPVIQVVASFNLLLSIVMSNNFLKMGKRHWLRSCYLWGVWVEGPLGFGLLLSCRITQASQLYFIFVKRRLPLIRSYIFLPLILLPWIAAGGVIHSMKPLSSRCHMKAQWTIPVVSLHSLYIAILVGVTAAVHHIEFRFDELKDLWRGILVSAVSIAVWVTAYILNEIYDNISWLEVASRFLLLVVASILVVAFFSISSSQPLLSQISLRRRESREFRTMSQALGIPDSGVLAQSEPISRIDPNEPLDKLLLNKRFRLSFMAFADSCLAGESVHFFDEVYELSKIPEDDCVRRIYMARHIIEKYIIAGVAMEVNISHRSRQEILSTSSLTRPDLFHNALNEIIQLMKTNLARDYWSSMFFLKFQEDTNVRSNEYELEQMTGWNFSPRLSSVHGIDDPFHQDHLLKSSGCSNDTTDL
- the LOC100801487 gene encoding regulator of G-protein signaling 1 isoform X2, whose product is MSNNFLKMGKRHWLRSCYLWGVWVEGPLGFGLLLSCRITQASQLYFIFVKRRLPLIRSYIFLPLILLPWIAAGGVIHSMKPLSSRCHMKAQWTIPVVSLHSLYIAILVGVTAAVHHIEFRFDELKDLWRGILVSAVSIAVWVTAYILNEIYDNISWLEVASRFLLLVVASILVVAFFSISSSQPLLSQISLRRRESREFRTMSQALGIPDSGVLAQSEPISRIDPNEPLDKLLLNKRFRLSFMAFADSCLAGESVHFFDEVYELSKIPEDDCVRRIYMARHIIEKYIIAGVAMEVNISHRSRQEILSTSSLTRPDLFHNALNEIIQLMKTNLARDYWSSMFFLKFQEDTNVRSNEYELEQMTGWNFSPRLSSVHGIDDPFHQDHLLKSSGCSNDTTDL